In the genome of Candidatus Angelobacter sp., the window GCAGTATTCCTGTGGTTGTTTCCCGTTTTCTGACGCGGCCTGCTGGACCTTCTGACCGTGCTCGTCGAGTCCCGTCAGAAAAAAAACGTCTTCGCCCAGGCTGCGCCGGGCGCGGGCGATCACGTCTGTGACGACCTTTTCATAGGCGTGGCCGAGGTGCGGCTCACCGTTCAGGTAATCAATTGCCGTCGTGATGTAAAACCGTTTGATCACGCGCCTACTTTGTCGGACGTGATCGTTCTTTGCAACCATCGTGATCGGTCTGGGCCGGCAACAGGAATGAGCAACGATCCAAAAACAGCAGTGGAACGCTCTACATCACCGCAAGGCTTCCCACGATGGCGGCCAGCAACCAGATCAGCGCCACTGCTTGCGTCCGGCTCAGACCGCGCCGGGTGAGCCGGTGCGAGAGATGATTGTTGTCGCCGACATAGAACGGCCTGGCCAACCGCCAGCGGAGCAACACGACCCACACCAGATCGCCGAGGGGCACCGCCAGGACCAGGAGTGGTTTCAAAACGGCCAGAGCCTGGGGATGCTTTTGTGAGTAAAAGTGGGGCAGGATGGCAACAACGGCCAGCAGGTAACCGATCAGATGACTGCCCGAGTCGCCGAGGAAGGCGGTGGCTCTCGGGAAGTTGTAAGGTAGAAAGCCCAGCAAGGCACCCGCACAGACCAGCGCAATCAGCGCGACAAGATATTGTTGCGCGGTGGCGGTAATGATTCCAAAGCACAACGCGCTGATCGCGCCCAATCCCGCGCAAAGGCCGTTCATGTTGTCCATGAAGTTGAACGCGTTGATGACAATCAGGATCCAGAGCACGGTGATGGCGTAGCTGAAGACGAGGCTGTGAACGAACAAGGTGACACGGGCGCCGGATGCGGCGACGAGCAGCGCAAAGCATAACTGGCCGCTGAATTTCACCGCGGGCCGCAACTCATGTTTATCGTCCCACGCGCCCAACGCGGTCATGCCGAGCGCTCCAAACGCGATCGCAGAAAGCTCAAGAAAACGCTTCCGCAGGCCATACTGGAGATCGGCCGTGTGCGACCCAAACACACCGAGTTTGACGGCCATCGCTCCAAGCGCGAGGGCGATCAGCAATCCGGTCAGCACTGCGGGGCCGCCCGCAAGTGGCACGGGGGAATCGTGAATTTTACGGTGTCCGGGGTCATCCACCAGGTCCGCGCGCAGACACACGCTTCGCCAGAAGGGCAGCGAGGCGAGCGTGATGAAGAACCCGCCGGCAAACGCGAGCAGATAGACGTTGAACGGAAACCTCATGGTTTGCCTGGGGCAGGAAGCGTCGTGAAATCAGGAGACTCGCACGCGTGGCCGGGACGATCCTGTATGTTCCCGACGCCTGCCGGATCAGTGACTCGATCCTGCCTTCAATTGCTTGAGTCGTTCGGAAACTTCCGCCGCTTCTTTGTGGGCGTCCGGCGGGACATATTTCAAATACAATTCGTAGTTCTTGACAGCGGCGGCCACGTCCTTGCGCCGGGATGCAATTTCGCCCAGCCCATAGTAAACGCGATACAGCGTGGGAACCAGCCTTTGCAGCGTTTCGTAATCGCGTTGGGCCGCGTCCAGTTGATCGCTCTGCAAATT includes:
- a CDS encoding MraY family glycosyltransferase; translated protein: MRFPFNVYLLAFAGGFFITLASLPFWRSVCLRADLVDDPGHRKIHDSPVPLAGGPAVLTGLLIALALGAMAVKLGVFGSHTADLQYGLRKRFLELSAIAFGALGMTALGAWDDKHELRPAVKFSGQLCFALLVAASGARVTLFVHSLVFSYAITVLWILIVINAFNFMDNMNGLCAGLGAISALCFGIITATAQQYLVALIALVCAGALLGFLPYNFPRATAFLGDSGSHLIGYLLAVVAILPHFYSQKHPQALAVLKPLLVLAVPLGDLVWVVLLRWRLARPFYVGDNNHLSHRLTRRGLSRTQAVALIWLLAAIVGSLAVM